Within the Nitrospira sp. genome, the region CGATTCGAGCGAAGAACGCCAGCGTCACCTACCGAGACGTCAAAGTTAACATCGTCGACACGCCAGGGCATGCCGACTTCGGCGGTGAAGTGGAGCGCACGCTTCGCATGGTCGACGGTGTCCTGTTGCTGGTCGACGCGAAGGAAGGTCCTATGCCACAGACCACCTTCGTGTTGCGGAAGGCCCTGGCGCTGGGCCACCGCGCCATCGTGGTCATCAACAAGATCGATCGTCCCGACGCCGTCATTGACGACGTGCTGAATCGGACGTTCGATCTGTTCGTGCACCTGGGAGCGACCAACGAGCAACTGGATTTTCCGGTTGTCTACGCCTCGGCCCTCAAAGGCATCGCGACCGTGGACGCCAACAAACCGGGGATCGACATTAGTCCTCTGCTGGATACGATCCTTGAGCAGATCCCTGCCCCGATGGTGCATCAGAACGCTCCGCTGCAGATGCTGGTGTTGGCCCTGGCATACGATTCGTATAAAGGCAAGATGGGCATTGGGAAATTACTTGCCGGCTCGCTGACGAGACGCCAGCAGGTCGCACAGATCCGGCGCGACGGGACACAGCTCCCCGGACGCGTCAGCGAACTGGCGATCTACTCAGGTTTGGATCGGGTGGATGCCGAACAGGTCGAAGCAGGTGAGATCGTGGCCGTAGCCGGCTTGCCCGAGATTCAGATCGGCGAAACCATCGCGGACCCGCAACAGCCGGTGGCCTTGCCTCCCGTGACCATCGACGAGCCCACCGTCCAAATGACTTTTGCCGTAAACACCAGCCCATTTGCGGGACGCGAAGGGAAGTACCTGACCTCCCGACACCTCCGCGAACGCCTCTACAAAGAACTGGAAACCAACGTCTCGCTGCGAGTGCAGGACACCGACAGTGCCGATCGCTTCCTCGTTGCGGGGCGAGGAGAATTGCATCTCGCCGTGCTCATCGAGCAAATGCGACGCGAAGGCTACGAACTGCAGGTCTCCCAGCCGGAGGTGATTTTCAGAAAAGACAACGATCGACTGAGCGAACCCTATGAGGACCTGTCGATCCAGGTCCCTTCCGAGTATCAAGGCGCGGTGATCGAAGAGGTCGGGCGACGGCGGGCCGAACTGCGGCACATGAAGCTCGTCCATTTCGACGGCGGAGGGTCAGAAACGCAACTCGAATACTCCATCCCCACCCGCGGGATCATTGGCCTCAAGACCTACCTCTTGGCGAGGACCCGTGGAACGGTCATTCTGCACCATGTCTTTCGAGACTACGCCCCCGTGGCTGCACAGGACCTCGAGGTTGCACCCCACGGCTCGCTCGTGGCTTTTGAGGATGGCACCAGCACCGGCTACGCCCTGTTCATGACGCAAGAGCGCGGGGCCCTGTTCATCGGGCCGGGCGTCGACGTGTACCGCGGGATGGTGGTCGGACAAAACAGTCGGGACGAAGATCTCGATGTGAACGTCTGCAAGACCAAGCACTTAACGAACATGCGGGCGTCCGGATCGGATGAAGCACTCGTACTCACACCGCCGCGTGAGATGACGTTGGAATTCGCGCTCGAATATATCGGACCGGATGAGTTGGTGGAGGTCACGCCCACGAGCTTGCGTCTCCGCAAGCGGATGCTCAACCCCGAGGACCGCCGCAAGGCCAAGAAAGACCGGAAAGCTTAGGGTAGCTCCGCTCGCACCTTCCAGGAGGGCATGGTCAACCCTCGTGAAGATCAAACGCAAAGCACCGAAACCAGGGAAAGCCGGTCGACCGGCCTTTGTCGTGGGTTGGTCGTTTTCGCTGCCCACGATCACCGATTTGAAATTTTGGTTCGACCTCGAATACGGTGGGCCGCTGAAGCTCGTACCTGAAAACGGCGCCACCGCCTCCTGCGTCCGGATGACACTCTCTCACATCCAATGGTCGACAAGCCTGGTTTGTCCGCTCCCCGAGGAGGAGTCGGAAAGGTGGCGGCACCAACTTCACTGGGGCCATACACAGACGGCCGCCATCCTTCATCGCCAAGGGCCTCCCTCGCAGGCACGCGACCTGCAGCTATTCCTCAGCCGGCTCGCCAGAGGATTAGTCCTCCTCAGCGAGGGAACGAGCTACGACGTGCATACCGAAGCCTTTGGCAATCCTTCCGATTGGAAGGATCGTACGCTGACCAGCTTTTGGTTGGATGATCATGTGACCGTAATACAACCTGAAGCGGAAGATCCAACCTCCGAATGGTTCCGCACAATGGGCCTCACCAAATTCGGCCTGGACGAATTGGAAACGGCCCGCCCGCGCGGCTTGGCTGGTGGACGGACGATCGAGATATTGATGGACGCCGCCGAGACGATCCTCGATTCGGGACAAAACCCCACCGTAGGATCGACCATTCACGCTGCCCGGAATGGCCTCACACTCCACATCGTCTCCCATCGCACGCTTCCCCATACCACGGGCCCTCTCCCCATCCGCCGCCTGCAGTGGTAGTTCACGGTGAGGCTCCCATGGACCACACCGGTGACGACAGCAGCAGCCCTTCTCAGGCAGTTGGGAGGGCGTGCACGGCCGGTTCCAAGTGGTTGTGCACTCGGTAGGCCTTTTGCCCGGTTGACTTCGATTTTCGCCACATGATACGAAAATCACCTTTGCGTATTGCAGATCTTCAACCAGAAGGAGGGTTCGATGGGTGATGCGAAACCAACAGTAAAGGTCGGCGATACAGCTCCTGATTTCACGCTCAAGGATCAGGACCAGAAGGACGTCAAGCTGAGCGAGTACAAAGGCAAGAAGAATGTCGTCCTGTGCTTCTACCCGCTGGATTGGAGCCCGGTATGCCAAGGGGAAAACAAGTGTCTAACGGACGATTTCCCAAAGTTTGAGGGAGCCAATGCCGAAGTGTTCGGTGTGAGTTGCGATAGCTTCTTTTCCCACAAGGCATGGGCCGACGCGCTCGGCCTGAAGCACCGCTTACTGGCGGACATGCACCGCACCGTCTCCAAGGATTATGGCCTGTACTTCGAGCCCTTGAATTGCTCTCAGCGTGCCACCGTCATTGTCGACAAGAACGGGAAGGTTGGGTACGTAAAGGTGCAAGAGATTAAGGTGGCGCGAGAAGACAAAGAAATTCTCGCGGCCCTCGAGAAGCTCTCCTAATCGGTTCTCAACGTGATGGCCAAGACCGGGGCGAGTTCGCCCCGGTCTTGGCCTCGCCACTTCATCTGGATGTCATTCATGGCCGGACAGGTTGAAGACGTCAGTGACGAAAACTATTCCCAGTTTACCGACGCGGCGGCGGCAATCGTGGCATACGGGTTGTCGACCTGCGAACCTTGCAATCAATACGATCCGATCCTCGAGGAAACGGCGGCCAAGTTTCCGACACTGAAAGTCGGCAAGGCCAAGATGCACGTACCCGGCCGATGCCGTGAAATCAAGAAGGCGCATATGTTCGAAACCTATCCCACGACCCATTTTTTTTCGAACGGCAAGCTCGTTCTAACTCGCGAGGGTAAGGTCGAGGCCACAGAATTGGCCGCACTCATTTCAGATCACCTTCTCAAGTAACCCTTCTCGCCGACCGGCTAGACATTTCCGTCCGCCATTTCAGGCGTAACGACCCTATCTCATCCTCTGCCAGGCCACGGTATCATAAGGGCATGCGGGATCAGACTGATTGGCGGATCGTTGTTTTCGAACGGAAATGGCCGCGATGCCTGACACCAGGGATGCTTTTCCTCAGTCTGATGGCATTCGCTGTCAGTCCTCACGCGCTTGCTGATACCGTGGCCATACTACATGCCGCAAGGACCGGTCCGGATGGCGCGGCAATGGCTCTCGTTCCTGACGGCGCGTTCATAATGGGCAGTTCAAATGGACAGGAGGACGAGCAACCGTCGCATGTTGTCGAGGTCTCAGCCTTTTACATGGATCGCTACGAAGTCACTGTCGCGCAGTATGCGCGCTTCCTTAAAGCCGTCAACGCCGAACGTCCGATGGCCTGGGGAGAGGCCACGAGCGGGCAGCATGACAACAAGCCGGTAGTCGGAGTCGATTGGTTCGACGCGAAGGAGTACTGTGAATGGGCGGGGAAACGACTACCCACGGAAGCCGAGTGGGAAAAGGCCGCTCGTGGCACCGATGAACGTCCGTATCCCTGGGGCACTGACCTACCCACGCGCGCGCACGCGAATTTCCATCAGTCCGAGTGGAGGGGCTACCGAACGGTCATGAATGTCGGACAGACCGAACGAGGCTACAGCCCATTTGGGGTTTACGATCTGGCTGGGAACGTGTGGGAGTGGACGGCCGATCGATATGAGGCGCAATACTACGCCAACAGCCCGGTCAGGAATCCTCCGGGGCCATCCTTGGGTCCATTGCGGGTCCTCAGAGGGGGTGGTTGGAACAGCCAGGCGGAACAACTCCGGGCGTCGAACCGAGGCGGGTATCCACCGGCAGCTCATCGAAGCGATTTTGGCTTTCGATGCGCAATGGATGCTACTACACCAGAAGAGCGACCGTAGGCCGTTACGATGATGCGGACGGCGCGTGCGGCCTGAAGCGAAGCTTGAAGATCACTCGTCGACTTTTCCCTCGATCGGGAAGTTGGATCTCATCATACACCAGGTCCTGCCGTCCCCGTCCGCTGGCTGACGTCTTTTCCTGGAAGCAGGCATAGGCCCAAGGCACCGCTTGTCGGATCACTTCCAGGCTCTTCACCATGACGTTCAGCGAGCGTTCCTGGCTCAGCTTGAGGTTATGGATATCGGTTCCACGATCGTCTGTGTGCCCCTCGATGACAAAAGATTGGATACGATCTCGAAAAGCCCCGCACAAGAGCGTTGCGTACGTTGGCATGGCCTCGGCCAAGAATCGTTCGGCGGCTCCTGAGAGCGTGCCCTTGTCGAACTCAAAATTCAGCAAGGCCTCCGGCACCACGATCTGCAACACGTTGACGTCCAGCGGATCGGCCTGTAACAAGAGGTCGAATCGCCTGAAGTGGTCCCGCAGGACGGTCTGCAGATCGATGTTCGGCTGACGCACCGTCGGCTCCGGTGATGTGGGAGTGTGGGCTACGGTTTCGGACACCTTCGTGACGTAGGCCGCAAAGAGCAGCATGAAGATGACCGCGAGCGAGGTCATCAGGTCGGTGACGCCGTGGGTCACGGTCGACCCCTCATGAGGGGATCCGGATGCGCGCATGCGAAAATGGTGTTCCACGGTGGAGGATTTAGGCCGCCCCTTTGACCGTCGCACGTTGCCGCAGGTTGGCGAGCCAGCGGAATCCAGCTCCGATATGTTGCGACTCGTCTCGCTCGAGCACATCTCCAAGATGACGGAGATCCACCGTCAATCGGCCTGCCAATTCGTCCAGTTGTAACTGAGTTCGCTCTTGGGCGTGCCGGAAACTCCCGACCGATTGTGTCAGTTCAGCAATCGCCCGCTGCAGATCCTGCATGGGCGTCGCCAGGCCGTCACGCACTCCCTTGGCGATGTCGCCTATGGCTCGCGGCTGACCAACCGAGGATTCGCGCTGGGCACGCTGCGCAAACGTTTGTACGGCCGAGGTCAGCGCCGAGACCGAAGGCGCCAATCGGTCCGTGATGGTGGCTCCCACGCGATCGGCGAGATGCCCATCCTGGCCCAGCGGCGCTACAGGCGTGGGAGCTGCGTTCGTTCCCCGATTTTCGAGCAATTGTTCCAATGTCAGGCGTGGGAACAGCTCGTCGAGCGTCGTCACCAATCGTTGATGAGCGGTGGTCAAGCCATAAGTCCTAGACTTCTCAAGCATGACGAATACGTTGGCGCACACCAGGCCGATCACAGACGTGAGAAATTTCCCGGCTAATCCATTGATTAGCCCCTGAATGCCCACGATCTGCGCGCCTTCCGCATGAAGGCGACTGAGTCCGATCAAAATTGCGAGAAACGTAAAGAGCAGGCCGATCCCGGTCATGAGCGAGGGTAGTTGATGATAGAAAGAGAGATTCAATCTCCCCGCGAGCACTTCCTCCGAGGGGAAATATTCCCCGGCCGGCTTCGTACTAAACACACGGGGCTCGATGAACCACGAGGTACGTTCCAAGACATACGTCTTGCGGAATTGCATCCATGCTCGCTGAAAGAGGGGCTCCTGGCGCATGGCCGCATCGAGTTTGTGCACATCGTCCAGATCGATTCGGTCCGGGCGTAGGTTGGTCTGGCGTGAGGCTTGCGAATCGGCAAAGGCCTTAACAGTCAGCCACTCCTGATCTCCCTGCCGCCTTCCCTCTGCCAACGACGACACGGTCGGCCAAAGACGGAGATAGGCCGACCTGGCATATGACACGTGTCGAAAAAACCGTATGAGATGCCAGAGAAAAAATACGAAGATGCCGATCCCTCCGGCCCAACTGAGAAAAGGGCTCTGAATTCCTCCAAAGAGCGTCACGTCTCGCGTCAGAAAGTCCCACGCTGTCTGTGCGGAGCGGGTACCGATCATGGCCGTCCTTGTAACAATTGAATGCCCATGGTGTGCTCCAATGGTATCAATCAACATTCATGCCAAGGATAGCCGACCCAAGCGGGCTGATAATCAAGCAATTGACAGGGGAGCGGGAAGGGAAGAGAACGACGTCGGCAATATATTCCCACACACGTGAGCAATCCTGCCGTGGTGAGGAATCCGGGAGTGTGGACGGGGGATACAGAAACGTTAGGCGAGCGGCGCGAGGATGCGACAGAGTTCCGTCAATCGTCTCTGGGCGTCTTTGCGGATCGCCGAGAACTCAAGGCCGAACTCGCCGCGTTGGGCCCAGCGAACGACGGCCTCGTCAACAATCATGGGCACGGGATCGTTGTCGGTATAGATACACAACTCGAGCTTGGTGCCCGTCGGCACGACGACGGGGCTTTGAATGCGGCACCCCCCGACCGAGAGATCCTTGAGTTGCCCATCCCCCGCAATCATCTGGCCGCTGGAGGAGAAATGGCTACGGAACTGGACTTGTGCGCGTCGATGCTTTCGCTTGTCGCTATGGGCTGGAGAAGGTTGGATCGCCATCAGAGACACGCTCCTTCCGTAGGAGTGTCCTTACCCCGCGCATGCGTAGGCTAGATCACGAGACTCGATGATCTTGATCTGCTCCAGCCGAGCTCCGTGCAAGTGGGAAGCGATCGAGTCCCAAACGAATCGCGTCACTTCCTCCCCCGTCCCGGCTCGCTCCCGACGCCTCAGTTCGAGGACTGCATTGGGCAATGTGGTAAGAACGTGGTCGTGGATGACTCGATCGAGGTGTCGAAGGTCGATGACCATCCCCGTCTTTGCATCGATGGGGCCTTCCACGGTCACCCATAGCTCATCATCATACCCCCTACCGTCCCGTCCAGTCCGTGAAGACAGACTCGGCACGTCGGTCCGTACGCCGTACCGACGTGAAATCGACGCACGATCTAATCCCTGCGAGCCTGTCACCGTCGCCCGCAGGTCCTCGTCCTCCGCCAATTGTACCTTGTGCAGTGTGCCGATGTTGCGGTGGCGCTCCAGCAGTCTCCACAACACTCGCGCAATATTTTCCATCGTGGGAACGGTGTCTTTGAAGTATGGCGTATCGAGATTGAGATGCTTATGATCGAATTCCTCCAGAACCGCCTTGAGGACGATCTTCAAATCGTAGAGATTGACGACCATTCCGGTAGCCGGATCAATGTGCCCCGCGACGGTCACGTCCAGAAAATAATTGTGGCCGTGCCCCGGCGCGTTGTAGCAGGCCCCGAACACCTCTCGATTCCTTGCTTCATCCCATTCTTCTCGGAGGTAGCGGTGGGCGGCGGCAAACTCGATGCCCTTGGTCAGATAGACGAGCGACACGCGGATGATCCCCTCACAAACGAAGGGGCCAGGTCGGGTCGACAAACGGTCGCCCCGGCCCTAGCCCCTCATCTCGCAATGGTGATGTAGCTTAGGCGCTGAATGAACTCCCGCACCCACAGGTTGTCTTCGCTTGAGGATTCTTGATCGAAAAGCCGGATCCTTGCAGGCTATCGACATAATCCACCTCCGCCCCGCTCAGCAGGGGAGCGCTCTGCGGATCCATGATGACCTTGATCCCATCCTTCTCGATGATGGTATCGTCCTCCCCTACCTTGGATTCGAACGCCATGCCATATTGATAGCCATGGCACCCTCCACCCCGCACATAGATGCGAAGCCCTTCCACATCCTGCTCTTCCTTCATCAATTCGCGGATCTTCGTCTCGGCTTTATCCGTGATAATGACCATGTGTCCCTCCTTCAGAATATCCGGGCTTGTGCCCCATCTTTAACACTATAATGCTGCCCTCACCCTCTGTCAACGCTATGGGTTTGATTTTTTTGACTAAACCGGCTGTGTGTGCTCCATAGCACGGTATTATTCTTCCGACAGATCTCCCAACCAGGCCCCTCGGAGGGAGGCCGTCACCGACACCTCAGCCTGATAGCTGGCATGCTCAATCCTCATTTGCGCGGTCACATCCGGTCGCCGGAGTTCTGTAACTAATTCATCGGAGAGGGGAAATCGAACAAAATGCACCGCGCTAATCTTTTCCTCTTTACTATGTCCGCCTTCGAATATGGCGTAGGAAATATGGGAACCAGCTACCAGGCTGAGGGTCTGTCCTTGATCGATCCCCTGAAACGCATCCAGGTCTCGTTTGATGTCTGAGGAATCGGTGATTTCGATGAAGAGCGTCGCGCTCAGTTCTCCGGCAGCAGGCAACAATGCATTATAGATATCCAATTCCTCCTGAATCTTAGCAGGATCGGCGATTCGCTCGGTCCGGATCATCTCCTGAATCTGAAACTGAACCGTCTCTCTGTTTTCGAAGAGCAGCGTGACCTTTGGGCCGATCGAGATTCGTCGGATCTGCTTCAATGCGATAATACGACGACGATACTCATCCCGCTGCCGTTCGTATGCGGCATCCGCAAGTAGATCCTCTTTGCTGAGTGGTTTCATGGCGTGGGCAACCCATACGCGTCACGGATAATCTGGATTGGATGTTGAACCCTTCCTCCTCCGGCATGGCCGCTTGCCCCAGCTTGGTCGAGTTGCAGTGCTGCCAGCGGACAATCGGACGCGACAAGGCCGGCGTCTACCTGTTCAATCGCTCGTACAGCCTTGCGGGCGATGGTCATCGACAGCGGAAAGAACTCGGTTTTGGCCGACCACGACCCGTCATGCCCGGAACACTTTTCTATGACCTCGACATGTGCGCCGGCGCATTCCATCAATTCTTTCGATTTGAATCCGATATTTTGATCTCGCAAGTGGCATGGCACCTGGTAGGCAACACGCCCCGGACTTTTCACAAAATCGAGTGCTAATCCGCCGTCGCGCTTCAACCGCATCAGGTACTCGCACACGTCAAATGTCCTGGCGGCCACCCGCTTCAAGTCGTCGCCACCCAGCAATTCGGCATATTCGCGTTTGAACATCAGGCTGCAACTCGGCACCGGCGCGACTATATCGTATCCTCGCTCGACCCATGGGAGAAAGGCCTGTAGATTAGCCGTGGCGGCACGACGGATCATCTCGATATCTCCGAGATCAAATGAAGGCATGCCGCAACACTGCTGGGCGGGAACCACGACCTCCACACCATTTTTTTCCAGAACTTGGACCGTTGCCTTCCCGACGTCCGTTGCCTGGTAGTTCACCAGACAGCCTCCGAACAACGCCACCTTAGGGGAGGAGTCGGCCGGAATGGAACGGGGCCGTCGGCCCCACCACCGCTCGAATGTTTCGGATTGATAGTGGAGCACTCGCCGATCCGCACTCACGCCGAGTGCATGCTCAAGCAACCGACGCACCCACCCCTGGGACATGGCCCAATTGACCACCGGGGCCAATGCGCTGTTCAGACGTCCAAGAAAATCCGTCCTGGTCAGAAGTCGATCTCGCCATGAAGAACCTCCTTGTCGAACATGTTGCTGTTTCCACATGACCATCAGACGGGGAAAGTCGATCGCGTATTGATGCGGTGGCGTGTAGGGACAATGGTTATAACAGAGTTTGCAGTAATAGCACTCGTCCACCACTCGACGGTGATCCTCCGGCGTCAACTTGGCCACGTCGCTCTCCACCTGATCGATCCGATCCAAGAGCGTATTGAAGGACGGGCACAAATTGAAACACCGCCGACAGCCGTCACAGATCTCGTAAATCCGCAACGTCTCCTTCACCAGCGTCTCCGGGGTAACCGGGTCGATCAATGTGAGACCCTTCATAACAACGATCCTTCAAGGAGCAAAAACGACGCCGGCCATCGGCCCAGCGATCGCCGCCTGCGCCGATGGCCAGCCGTCTGACAGACAAACGCTATGCCTGTTTTAAGCTCTCCAATCCTTTCGTAAACCGATTGGCGTGCGACCGCTCGGCCTTGGCCAGGGTCTCAAACCATTCGGCCAGTTCCGCGAATCCCTCGTCCCGCGCGGTCTTCGCCATCCCGGGGTACATCTGTGTGTACTCGTAGGTTTCGCCCTCGATCGCCGACTTCAGATTCGCCTCAGTGTTACCAATTGGAGTGCCGGTGGCAGGATCCCCGACTTCCTTGAGAAAGTCCAGATGGCCCAGGGCATGTCCGGTTTCCGCCTCGGACGTATCCCTAAAAAGCCCTCCGATATCCGGGTACCCTTCGATATCGGCCCGTCGGGCGAAATAAAGATACCGCCGGTTCGCTTGTGACTCGCCCGCGAAGGCGTGCTTTAGATTCTCGTGACTCTTCGTCCCATTCAAACTCTTACCCATGCGCTACCTCCTTGTCGGTCTGTGATGTATTCGGTTCGTATCGTCGCAACCGTGTTTCAATTCGCTGCGAGCCCGACACGCCGCACAATGGCCATAGATCTCGACACGATGCCCTGTCACGGCAAAGTGTGACGGTTCCGCGGCCTCCAGCGGGATGCGGTCGAGCGCCTCGTCGTGCACATCAAATATCCGTCGGCACGTCCGGCATACCAAGTGATGATGGGGCTCGACATTGCCGTCGAATCGGGCAGACTCATGCCCATAATTAACCTCATGGACAAGATCGGCCTCTCTCAGCGCTCCCAGCGTGTAGTACACCGTATTGACGGAAACGTCGGGTAGACGTCGGCGGACCGACGCCAACAGTTGCTCCGCGGTGGGATGCAAAGCTGTGTTCACCAGCGCCTCGTAAATGGCGACTCGTTGCGGCGTAACACGCAAACCACGGCGGCGAAATCGACGGCGAATTTCGTCCTGAGTCACACGCATGAGAGGCTTCCACATGACAGATCTAGATAGGAATCAATCCTACCTTGATCTAACACCTAACACAGCATTGGTGCGCAGGTCAACGTACATGTCCGGGTCCGAGCGGATGACGGACGGCCGCTACCGTGGTAGGTCGGCCCCCATATCGCCGAGGGTACGGAAGGCTCTATCTTTCGCGGACAAGTGCGGGTCCTCGATGGGCCAGGAGATCGCAAGGGAGGGATCGTTCCAGATGATGCCGCGTTCGCCCGACGGCGCATAGATGTCCGAGCATTTGTAGAGAAAATCCGCCGACTCGCTGAGGACGCAGAACCCGTGGGCAAATCCGGGCGGGATATACAGCTGTTGAGGTCGATCGCCGGACAGTTCGCACCCCACCCATTGCCCGAATGTCGGCGAACTGCGGCGAACGTCGACGGCTACATCGAACACTCGGCCCGACAAGACAGTCACCAGTTTGGCCTGAGGATGTTCGAGCTGATAGTGAAGGCCGCGGAGCACGCCGTGCGTTGAACGTGAAAAATTGTCTTGCACGAACCTATCTGAGATGCCCACAGCGCTATAATGCGGCTGACGATGCAACTCATAAAAGACGCCGCGGTCATCTCGAAACGCATCCACTTCGATCAACAACACATCGGGTATTGCGGTCGGCACGACACGCATCGGCATGCGCTAGTTCGCCGACCCTGAGGATGGCGCATTGGGGGGATACAGACGCTCAAGCCTGTCTACGAGCGGCTGCGCATGGGGAGAGCTCGGCAAGGTCGGTGCACTCGGCGGGTGCTCCCACTGCACGACCGAAATCTCTGCCTCGGCCAGTGTGCCGCGGATGGTTTCCACCAATGCCTGCAGCGTCACCTCGGTTCCCGTTCGAAGGTCGAGGACCCGCTGGGCCGCCTCAATCGGCGGAGGTCCTTCGTTGACCAAGGCCCAGCATCGGTCGAACAGTCGCGCTCGAACCGGATCGGGCACGTTCAGTGAGGGAAGCCCGGAGGTGCACAACGCAATCATCATCAGCACAAACTGCAAATCGTCCATCCCCGGCCGGTTGACATCCAAGGACTGCATGAGGTTTCCTTAACAGAGCGGCGGAGACCTGTCAATCAAGACAGTGGCAATCGGGCAACTGCTCAAGCTTCGCGCCAACGGGGCAGTCCACGGGAGATATTCACGATGGTGACGATTACACTCATGGGACAATTACAAACGGCGGATGGAGAGCGAGACTTCGCGTGCGACGTACCCGACCCCCTGAGCGTGAAGCAACTGATTCAGCGACAAGGACGATCCCTGCGCCCAATTCTCCAATTACTACGTGAGAAAAAAGTGTTAGTGACCGTCAATAAGCGGATCGCGAGCGAAGATTCCGTCGTGCAGGATGGGGATGCCGTCCGTCTTGTCGGGCATGACGGTTTCGGAGGATCCGGTCTAGGCCCATCGCATTTTTAGCCCTGCCTCCCGGTCGGTCTCACTCACAGCTCCTACACTGGAAAAAGCGAAGGGCCGGCTCCCCGCAGGGGAGCCGGCCCTTCGAACATCGACCGTCGAGCCAGCGTTAGCGCTTTCCGAGGATCGCGTCCTTGGCCATCTTCGCCACGCGAAACTTCACGACGCGCTTGGCCGGAATCTTAATGGGCTCGCCTGTCTGCGGATTGCGGCCCATGCGCGCCTTTCGATTTGCCAACACCAACTTACCGATACCCGGAACCACGAATGCATTCTTCGCCTCTTTGTACGCGAGCGCGGCGAGATCGTCCAGTAACTGAACGGCCGTCTTTTTCGTGATCCCGGCTTTCCCGGCCAGATGGTCGGCAATTTGTGACTTGGTCATGGATTTGGCCATGCGAACCTCCTTAAGCGGAACAGGGTGGATGATGGTGAGAAACTCAATCGAACGACGAGTGCGCGTTTTTTGATCGACCGGAGTGCCTGACTCGTCAAATCTGAGAGGGTGCTTCCGCGTCGAGCCGCGGGGAGTCTAGCGAACGGTCCTATGGCTGTCAACAGCAAAATCTCACATAACCCGCTCCAGATGCAGTTTTTGAATCCTTACCCTTGCGCCAGACTCACCCGCTCGCCCTTGAAGGTTACCCTGCATCGAGGGTACGATAAGCGGGGTCGTTGGCTTCATGGCGACGCTCAGGTTGTGTGAGGATTAAGAGAGGGCACGTATGGGAAAGCAATTGCCAGTCGTACCGGCACCGACGCCGGTGGACCCCAAGAGCGGGGAAGAGTACATCTTTTCAAGAGTTTTCTGTCTTCGGGAAAATGCCCCGCCCCTGAAACTCCTGGTGGATTTCCTGCGATCCCGCAATCAGAGCCCCATCCTTCCCAAGATGGAGCCGGAGGCCTTGGAGGACTGGGCCTGGGTCCAAGTTTCCATGGGATACGAGCAGGAACGAAAGCCGATCCAGATGTACTGCCTGCGAGACC harbors:
- a CDS encoding membrane protein, encoding MTHGVTDLMTSLAVIFMLLFAAYVTKVSETVAHTPTSPEPTVRQPNIDLQTVLRDHFRRFDLLLQADPLDVNVLQIVVPEALLNFEFDKGTLSGAAERFLAEAMPTYATLLCGAFRDRIQSFVIEGHTDDRGTDIHNLKLSQERSLNVMVKSLEVIRQAVPWAYACFQEKTSASGRGRQDLVYDEIQLPDRGKSRRVIFKLRFRPHAPSASS
- a CDS encoding fructose-bisphosphate aldolase; this translates as MKPLSKEDLLADAAYERQRDEYRRRIIALKQIRRISIGPKVTLLFENRETVQFQIQEMIRTERIADPAKIQEELDIYNALLPAAGELSATLFIEITDSSDIKRDLDAFQGIDQGQTLSLVAGSHISYAIFEGGHSKEEKISAVHFVRFPLSDELVTELRRPDVTAQMRIEHASYQAEVSVTASLRGAWLGDLSEE
- a CDS encoding Fe-S oxidoreductase; the protein is MKGLTLIDPVTPETLVKETLRIYEICDGCRRCFNLCPSFNTLLDRIDQVESDVAKLTPEDHRRVVDECYYCKLCYNHCPYTPPHQYAIDFPRLMVMWKQQHVRQGGSSWRDRLLTRTDFLGRLNSALAPVVNWAMSQGWVRRLLEHALGVSADRRVLHYQSETFERWWGRRPRSIPADSSPKVALFGGCLVNYQATDVGKATVQVLEKNGVEVVVPAQQCCGMPSFDLGDIEMIRRAATANLQAFLPWVERGYDIVAPVPSCSLMFKREYAELLGGDDLKRVAARTFDVCEYLMRLKRDGGLALDFVKSPGRVAYQVPCHLRDQNIGFKSKELMECAGAHVEVIEKCSGHDGSWSAKTEFFPLSMTIARKAVRAIEQVDAGLVASDCPLAALQLDQAGASGHAGGGRVQHPIQIIRDAYGLPTP
- the bipA gene encoding GTP-binding protein, with amino-acid sequence MSQPTGATQDLHPKGKAGGWARRENIRNIAIIAHVDHGKTTLVDAVLRQTHVHRKIDDMGERIMDSMDQERERGITIRAKNASVTYRDVKVNIVDTPGHADFGGEVERTLRMVDGVLLLVDAKEGPMPQTTFVLRKALALGHRAIVVINKIDRPDAVIDDVLNRTFDLFVHLGATNEQLDFPVVYASALKGIATVDANKPGIDISPLLDTILEQIPAPMVHQNAPLQMLVLALAYDSYKGKMGIGKLLAGSLTRRQQVAQIRRDGTQLPGRVSELAIYSGLDRVDAEQVEAGEIVAVAGLPEIQIGETIADPQQPVALPPVTIDEPTVQMTFAVNTSPFAGREGKYLTSRHLRERLYKELETNVSLRVQDTDSADRFLVAGRGELHLAVLIEQMRREGYELQVSQPEVIFRKDNDRLSEPYEDLSIQVPSEYQGAVIEEVGRRRAELRHMKLVHFDGGGSETQLEYSIPTRGIIGLKTYLLARTRGTVILHHVFRDYAPVAAQDLEVAPHGSLVAFEDGTSTGYALFMTQERGALFIGPGVDVYRGMVVGQNSRDEDLDVNVCKTKHLTNMRASGSDEALVLTPPREMTLEFALEYIGPDELVEVTPTSLRLRKRMLNPEDRRKAKKDRKA
- the trxA gene encoding thioredoxin, translating into MAGQVEDVSDENYSQFTDAAAAIVAYGLSTCEPCNQYDPILEETAAKFPTLKVGKAKMHVPGRCREIKKAHMFETYPTTHFFSNGKLVLTREGKVEATELAALISDHLLK
- the erpA gene encoding iron-sulfur cluster insertion protein ErpA, with translation MVIITDKAETKIRELMKEEQDVEGLRIYVRGGGCHGYQYGMAFESKVGEDDTIIEKDGIKVIMDPQSAPLLSGAEVDYVDSLQGSGFSIKNPQAKTTCGCGSSFSA
- a CDS encoding peroxiredoxin → MGDAKPTVKVGDTAPDFTLKDQDQKDVKLSEYKGKKNVVLCFYPLDWSPVCQGENKCLTDDFPKFEGANAEVFGVSCDSFFSHKAWADALGLKHRLLADMHRTVSKDYGLYFEPLNCSQRATVIVDKNGKVGYVKVQEIKVAREDKEILAALEKLS
- a CDS encoding 6-pyruvoyltetrahydropterin synthase — encoded protein: MSLVYLTKGIEFAAAHRYLREEWDEARNREVFGACYNAPGHGHNYFLDVTVAGHIDPATGMVVNLYDLKIVLKAVLEEFDHKHLNLDTPYFKDTVPTMENIARVLWRLLERHRNIGTLHKVQLAEDEDLRATVTGSQGLDRASISRRYGVRTDVPSLSSRTGRDGRGYDDELWVTVEGPIDAKTGMVIDLRHLDRVIHDHVLTTLPNAVLELRRRERAGTGEEVTRFVWDSIASHLHGARLEQIKIIESRDLAYACAG